In Aspergillus fumigatus Af293 chromosome 2, whole genome shotgun sequence, a genomic segment contains:
- a CDS encoding coronin, which produces MSGRFVRSSKYRHVFGRPTRKDQCYDNLRISKNAWDTNLVKVNPRYLSVNWEAGGGGAFAVIPLEERGKLPERIPLFRGHTAVVLDTDWNPFNDDLIASGSDDGKVLLWRVPEGFTLRPDVEPDEIQDIAPVGKLSGHPKKIGHVLFNPAAENILATASGDFTVKIWDIEAGASKLTLNLGDIVQSQAWSANGSLLVTTSRDKKLRIWDVRQERPAHETQGHSGAKNSRVVWLGERDRVATTGFSKMSDRQLALWDIRAPREPINGFKTLDSISGVCMPFWDDGTQCLYLAGRGDGNIRYFELENDKFEFLAEYKSADPQRGIAFMPKRGVNPHENEVTRAFKTVNDSYIEPISFIVPRRSENFQDDIYPPTVGLKPAMGPSEWFAGKEAIPPKISMASVYEGEGLKEVTGVQEQPTPTTSAPEPKPAEPVAAKKVAEPVPTPAPVVKPEVSMKEQGASMAAMVNKFADKEDDAEPVDDDSSFEEIPKPTERAARSADNASPSIKTSPWQQKEEAKSQASPAPASPVVPERSTPTVPTPTTTTPPPSAGSTLQAGAAVAADAVQREVSAIKDLLAEQTKIIASQAEQMQNLTAEIESLKAKLG; this is translated from the exons ATGTCTGGTCGCTTTGTTCGTTCATCCAAATACC GACACGTCTTCGGACGACCAACGAGAAAG GATCAATGCTATGATAACCTTCGCATCTCGAAAAATGCTTGGGATACCAACCTTGTCAAG GTCAACCCTCGCTACCTCTCCGTGAATTGGGAagccggtggtggtggtgcattTGCTGTCATTCCTCTTGAAGAGCGAGGCAAGCTACCCGAGAGAATACCCTTGTTCAGGGGTCATACCGCAGTCGTTCTGGACACCGACTG GAACCCCTTCAATGATGATTTGATTGCCTCTGGCTCCGACGACGGCAAG GTCTTGCTTTGGCGAGTTCCCGAAGGCTTCACTCTCCGGCCGGACGTCGAACCGGACGAAATACAAGACATTGCGCCCGTTGGCAAGCTGAGCGGCCACCCAAA GAAGATCGGGCACGTGCTCTTCAACCCCGCCGCAGAAAACATCCTTGCGACCGCCTCTGGCGACTTCACTGTTAAGATTTGGGATATCGAAGCCGGTGCCTCCAAATTGACGTTGAACTTGGGCGATATTGTCCAGTCTCAAGCGTGGAGTGCTAATGGTTCCCTGCTGGTCACCACCTCTCGAGACAAGAAGCTGCGGATCTGGGATGTTCGTCAGGAGCGACCCGCTCACGAAACCCAAGGACACTCGGGTGCAAAGAACAGTCGTGTTGTATGGCTGGGAGAGCGCGATCGCGTTGCGACAACTGGTTTCTCCAAGATGAGCGATCGCCAGCTGGCGCTTTGGGATATTCGTGCCCCTCGCGAACCCATCAACGGCTTCAAGACTCTCGACTCGATCTCTGGTGTTTGCATGCCGTTCTGGGACGATGGCACCCAGTGCCTGTATCTGGCTGGCAGAGG CGACGGCAACATTCGCTACTTCGAATTGGAAAATGACAAGTTCGAGTTCCTTGCTGAGTACAAGTCCGCCGATCCACAGCGTGGTATTGCTTTCATGCCCAAGCGAGGTGTAAATCCCCACGAGAACGAGGTCACCCGCGCCTTCAAGACTGTCAACGACAGCTACATCGAACCTatctccttcatcgtccCTCGCCGGTCAGAAAACTTCCAAGACGATATCTACCCCCCTACTGTCGGTCTGAAGCCCGCTATGGGCCCCTCGGAATGGTTCGCTGGAAAGGAAGCTATCCCGCCCAAGATTTCCATGGCCAGCGTTTACGAAGGCGAGGGTCTGAAGGAGGTCACAGGTGTACAAGAGCAGCCTACTCCTACTACGAGTGCTCCTGAACCCAAGCCCGCCGAACCTGTCGCTGCAAAGAAGGTCGCTGAACCCGTGCCGACGCCCGCACCCGTTGTCAAGCCGGAGGTGTCCATGAAGGAGCAAGGCGCTTCGATGGCCGCGATGGTGAACAAGTTCGCcgacaaggaagatgatgccgagccagtggatgatgattcCAGCTTTGAGGAGATTCCCAAGCCAACTGAGCGGGCTGCTCGTTCCGCGGACAACGCGTCGCCCTCCATTAAGACCAGCCCATGGcaacagaaggaagaggccaAGTCGCAGGCCAGTCCTGCTCCG GCCTCTCCCGTCGTCCCCGAACGAAGCACCCCTACCGTGCCCACCCCTACCACCACAACTCCCCCTCCATCAGCAGGCTCGACTCTTCAGGCTGGCGCCGCTGTTGCCGCGGACGCCGTCCAGCGCGAGGTCTCGGCCATCAAAGACCTGCTCGCAGAGCAAACCAAGATCATTGCATCCCAGGCGGAGCAGATGCAGAACCTGACTGCGGAGATCGAGTctctcaaggccaagctggGCTAG
- a CDS encoding putative kinesin family protein (KlpA) has product MENEHIAHPKPTTKSRIPMAGMTSGMTNSRSGLPQPGTIASKTSSLSHTTRARSATQAPEPSRSGTGSLPPSRPGTSMGRVHTRTNSHASSTLTRSASTASRTTRTNFSSTVGPGSRPPSHAPRPHTSLAGTRKPNGHSITRPATSLDTHEEEDFAASILGKRKGAEWDHATREKTMEEFFNAFVSRVSQAGQESFGLKETVELYKSRVSELETTRKELTDTNLSLRVELETTKGRLDAAEAALKDAKRDHEIAMDDVERQQRAEIETVRQESRQQLQALDNQHQDELRELRRHFEQQINDEKALRFQEINQITSQTALDTQRSLLELERKDREIAKLQQNLQAVREDLERERKANHDLRQNLDTASCNSVTLESSVRALKARIEFLESGREEQSQAFERLNQQMNDALAETEATREKLRKEETLRRKLHNQVQELKGNIRVFCRVRPSLESEVAETAQIEYPDQSDECKEICLLGPEERSALGTVTRKNNSFTFDRVFGPSTQNAEVFEEISQLVQSALDGYNVCIFCYGQTGSGKTYTMSSLDGMIPRAVHQIYQTAQSLEEKGWRYTMEGNFVEVYNENLNDLLGKAEELDKKKHEIRHDMQRCKTTITDITTVRLESPEMVESMLKRAAANRSVAATKANERSSRSHSVFILKLLGENHITGERSEGTLNLVDLAGSERLSHSQATGERLKETQNINRSLSCLGDVIAALGQGKEGGHIPYRNSKLTYLLQFSLGGNSKTLMFVMCSPLQAHLAETLTSLKFATKVHNTHIGTAKRQTRVRDV; this is encoded by the exons ATGGAGAACGAGCATATA GCGCACCCAAAGCCGACCACTAAATCGCGCATCCCCATGGCCGGCATGACATCAGGGATGACCAATTCTCGCTCTGGCCTGCCCCAACCTGGCACGATTGCGAGTAAAACGTCGAGTCTATCGC ACACCACCCGCGCCAGAAGCGCTACACAGGCCCCCGAGCCCAGCCGATCTGGGACAGGAAGCCTTCCTCCGTCACGTCCAGGAACAAGTATGGGACGAGTTCATACTAGAACTAATTCCCATGCGTCATCAACTCTGACCCGATCGGCCTCAACTGCTTCACGGACTACCAGAACGAATTTCTCCTCCACTGTTGGACCCGGATCACGGCCTCCTTCGCATGCGCCACGACCGCACACATCGCTTGCTGGTACCCGAAAACCGAACGGTCACTCCATCACTCGGCCCGCGACGTCATTGGATAcccatgaagaagaggatttCGCTGCAAGCATTttgggaaagagaaagg GCGCCGAATGGGATCATGCTACGCGTGAAAAGACAATGGAGGAGTTTTTCAATGCCTTTGTCTCACGAGTCAGCCAAGCCGGACAAGAGAGCTTCGGTCTGAAAGAGACCGTTGAGTTGTACAAAAGCAGAG TGAGCGAGTTGGAAACAACACGAAAGGAACTGACCGACACAAATCTCTCATTACGGGTGGAACTCGAGACCACAAAGGGCCGACTAGATGCTGCCGAGGCAGCCCTGAAGGACGCTAAAAGGGACCATGAGATTGCCATGGACGATGTAGAACGTCAGCAACGCGCCGAAATTGAGACGGTCAGACAAGAGAGcaggcagcagctgcaggcaCTAGACAACCAGCACCAAGACGAACTCCGCGAACTGAGACGCCATTTCGAGCAGCAGATAAACGACGAAAAAGCCCTCCGATTCCAAGAGATCAACCAGATCACCTCGCAGACTGCGCTCGACACGCAACGTTCGCTCCTCGAGTTAGAGCGCAAGGATAGGGAAATTGCCAAGCTCCAGCAAAATCTACAGGCTGTCcgagaagatctggagcgTGAACGCAAGGCAAATCACGACTTGCGACAGAACCTTGACACGGCAAGCTGCAACAGTGTTACACTCGAGTCCTCAGTTCGCGCATTGAAGGCAAGAATAGAATTCCTGGAATCGGGACGGGAAGAGCAGTCTCAGGCCTTTGAGCGTCTCAACCAGCAGATGAATGATGCCCTGGCTGAAACTGAGGCGACAAGGGAGAAGCTGAGGAAAGAGGAAACTTTGAGAAGGAAGCTGCACAATCAGGTGCAGGAGCTCAAGGGCAACATTCGCGTGTTTTGTCGAGTGCGCCCGTCCTTAGAGTCCGAAGTTGCGGAAACCGCTCAAATCGAGTACCCGGACCAGTCAGACGAATGCAAGGAGATTTGTCTTCTGGGtccagaagaaagaagcgcTCTCGGCACCGTTACCCGGAAGAACAACAGTTTCACCTTTGACCGCGTTTTCGGACCTTCGACACAGAATGCGGAGGTGTTCGAGGAAATCAGCCAACTCGTACAGAGCGCCCTCGATGGGTACAAtgtctgcatcttctgctATGGCCAGACAGGCAGTGGCAAGACATATACCATGTCTTCCCTTGATGGCATGATCCCCCGAGCAGTACATCAGATCTACCAGACCGCTCAGAgcctggaagagaagggctGGAGGTACACTATGGAAGGCAACTTCGTGGAGGTGTACAACGAAAACTTGAACGACCTTCTGGGCAAGGCGGAAGagctggacaagaagaaacaCGAGATCCGCCACGACATGCAGAGATGTAAGACGACGATCACCGACATCACCACTGTGCGGCTGGAGTCGCCCGAGATGGTCGAATCTATGTTAAAACGAGCTGCGGCCAATCGGTCAGTGGCGGCTACCAAGGCCAACGAAAGATCTTCTCGGTCACACTCGgtcttcattctcaagcTCCTCGGTGAAAACCACATTACCGGCGAACGCAGCGAGGGAACCCTAAACTTAGTGGATCTGGCCGGCAGTGAACGGCTCAGTCACAGCCAGGCAACTGGGGAGAGACTGAAGGAGACACAGAACATCAATCGCAGTCTCAGCTGCCTCGGAGATGTCATTGCAGCTCTCggacaaggaaaggaaggtgGACACATTCCCTACCGCAATAGCAAG CTCACTTACTTGCTTCAATTTTCACTGGGTGGAAACTCCAAGACTCTCATGTTTGTGATGTGTAGCCCATTGCAAGCTCACCTTGCAGAGACATTGACTAGTCTCAAGTTTGCTACAAAGGTGCACAACACACACATTGGCACGGCAAAGCGACAGACTCGTGTTCGTGATGTTTAA
- a CDS encoding translation initiation factor eIF-2B subunit family protein, whose product MVLLGKYWPFSKHLKLIPESKQIYLARSWTRFAWSLRSTPHVIEMADQKRKRNVVSSLIFKFSDEELSKPKVALFRRSDRVRTYPHHLAPISGTIDPTDKDPLTAAWRELHEETTLSPANLTLWRIGKPFTFSDLALNREWTVHPFAFKLKPASQGGQGEAAIKTEWEHESWEWHDPASIVDDEAFGGVPRLHETLRRVFPECEMDERAGETLARGLERLQQDHKSGAHELTGIALAIFREIIAQTHKIDEGWWRTVRMAAWHLIKNGRESMGAATLNALLSILVTLDDIVHQTTGAEQDQKRDRILSTIDSHIANRTANTTRLKDAFTSYVQTTFLATQPKRDRVAMLTLSASSTTRNIILDAFASLDVPTLELRVLESRPLFEGATLASSIYSRFQSQFGSTDKKLEIKIYTDAAAALAAQDIDVVLLGADRICSSKGVSNKTGSLPVVLSAKHVMPSAKILVISQLEKVVGDDGILEDKVEDNDPDEVFSAWRNERVEGSQVLEDSFRDSKTNKDNPATIQIKNIYFEWVPLTLVDAFVSDEGVLDEAAIQNKSQQLRKLARKYFDF is encoded by the exons ATGGTGCTTCTAGGAAAGTACTGGCCCTTTTCCAAGCATTTAAAATTGATCCCAGAGAGTAAACAAATCTACCTGGCGAGATCTTGGACGAGATTTGCGTGGTCGTTGAGATCAACCCCGCACGTTATCGAAATGGCAGACCAGAAGCGAAAAAGAAACGTCGTCTCGTCgctcatcttcaagttctCAGACGAGGAGTTGTCCAAACCCAAGGTAGCTCTGTTTCGCCGCAGCGATAGAGTAAGGACGTATCC CCACCACCTCGCCCCCATCTCCGGTACTATCGACCCGACGGACAAAGATCCCCTCACAGCCGCCTGGCGCGAGCTCCACGAAGAGACCACCCTCTCGCCCGCAAACCTAACGCTCTGGCGCATCGGCAAACCGTTCACCTTCAGCGACCTCGCTCTCAACCGCGAATGGACCGTCCACCCTTTCGCCTTCAAACTCAAACCCGCAAGCCAGGGCGGCCAAGGCGAGGCAGCCATTAAAACAGAATGGGAGCACGAAAGCTGGGAATGGCACGATCCGGcctccatcgtcgacgacgaggcCTTCGGCGGCGTGCCGCGTCTCCACGAGACGCTCCGCCGAGTCTTCCCAGAGTGTGAGATGGACGAGCGCGCGGGGGAGACCCTCGCAAGGGGGCTGGAAAGGTTGCAGCAGGACCATAAGAGCGGGGCGCACGAGCTGACGGGCATTGCGCTGGCGATCTTCCGAGAGATTATCGCGCAGACGCACAAGATCGACGAGGGGTGGTGGAGGACGGTGCGCATGGCCGCGTGGCATCTCATCAAGAACGGCCGGGAGAGCATGGGTGCAGCGACACTCAACGCGCTCCTCTCAATCCTCGTAACGCTAGACGATATCGTGCATCAGACGACAGGTGCAGAGCAGGATCAGAAACGAGACCGGATACTCTCCACTATCGACTCGCATATCGCAAATCGGACAGCTAACACCACCCGCCTCAAAGACGCATTCACCTCCTACGTCCAAACCACCTTCCTGGCAACGCAGCCAAAACGAGACAGAGTCGCCATGCTCACCTTATCCGCCAGCTCCACGACGCGAAATATCATCCTCGACGCCTTCGCCTCGCTCGACGTCCCCACGCTCGAACTACGGGTGCTCGAATCCAGACCGCTCTTCGAAGGCGCTAccctcgcctcctccatctaCTCCCGCTTCCAGTCTCAGTTCGGCTCGACGGACAAGAAGCTCGAGATCAAGATATACACGGATGCAGCAGCTGCCTTGGCCGCACAGGACATCGAtgtcgtcctcctcggtgcgGACCGCATCTGTTCGTCCAAGGGCGTAAGTAACAAAACAGGGTCGTTGCCTGTCGTGCTCAGCGCGAAGCATGTCATGCCAAGCGCGAAGATCCTTGTTATCAGTCAGCTGGAAAAAGTGGTTGGGGACGACGGCATTCTGGAAGATAAAGTTGAGGATAACGACCCCGACGAGGTATTTAGTGCGTGGCGCAATGAGAGGGTCGAGGGTTCACAGGTGCTCGAAGATAGTTTCAGAGATTCCAAGACAAACAAGGACAACCCGGCAACTATCCAAATCAAAAATATCTATTTTGAATGGGTTCCGTTGACGTTGGTGGACGCCTTTGTGAGCGATGAAGGGGTTCTCGATGAGGCAGCAATCCAAAACAAGTCACAGCAGCTACGAAAGCTGGCACGCAAATACTTTGACTTTTGA
- a CDS encoding GFA family protein, with amino-acid sequence MNRLSLIARHLSQIPKPKDTRTTHRAISSTTSRTMPQYTGSCYCRNIRYEISLDSPDDARTSLCHCSNCKKAFGTNYGLTAKIPKDALRLTAGKPKEHVGDNGSGSLLHREFCDNCGSFILEYGDAVKDQARYICVGTLDDPEALPPKGEFFCSSRASWMPEIPNVFHKQKIKE; translated from the exons ATGAACCgcctttctcttatagctcGCCATCTCTCCCAGATTCCCAAACCCAAGGATACTCGCACAACCCACCGAGCCATCTCAAGTACAACATCACGCACCATGCCCCAATACACCGGATCCTGCTACTGTCGCAACATCAGATATGAAATATCGCTTGACTCCCCGGACGATGCACGGACCTCCCTCTGCCATTGTTCGAACTGTAAA AAAGCATTCGGAACAAACTACGGCCTAACAGCCAAGATCCCCAAAGATGCATTGAGACTGACGGCTGGGAAACCCAAGGAACATGTGGGCGATAACGGGTCCGGGTCGTTACTGCACCGGGAATTCTGCGACAATTGTGGGAGTTTCATTCTTGAATATGGG GATGCGGTCAAGGACCAGGCGCGGTATATCTGCGTTGGGACTCTAGATGATCCGGAGGCGTTGCCGCCCAAGGGGGAGTTTTTCTGTAGTTCGAGGGCGAGCTGGATGCCTGAGATTCCGA ATGTGTTTCATaagcagaagatcaaggagtaG
- a CDS encoding phosphoribulokinase/uridine kinase family protein → MEAKYTRLAETICQKANAHSKRRFLVAIAGIPGSGKTTTAVAVARLLNTQPSPKRTTLLSMDGFHLSRATLDLLPNREEAYIRRGAPWTFDAARFVQFIRRLRNWADSTPCASAETIYAPSFDHEAKDPVENGIAITDDTEIVIIEGNYLLLDEPEWREVAALVDYRVFVESDLQEARERVARRHVLAGIEKTLEDGFRRVDRNDYLNAITIQEKLITPDLVIHSVTEPTAGYS, encoded by the coding sequence ATGGAAGCCAAATACACTCGCCTTGCAGAGACAATATGCCAGAAAGCCAATGCCCACAGCAAGAGGCGCTTCCTAGTGGCCATTGCTGGCATCCCGGGATCCGGCAAGACAACCACCGCAGTCGCGGTCGCCAGGCTTCTGAACACCCAACCGTCGCCAAAACGCACTACTCTACTCTCCATGGACGGGTTCCATCTGTCGCGGGCGACATTGGACCTCTTACCCAATCGAGAAGAAGCATATATCCGCCGCGGAGCACCTTGGACCTTTGACGCGGCCCGCTTCGTCCAGTTCATCCGTCGGCTACGGAATTGGGCTGATTCGACGCCCTGTGCCTCTGCGGAGACGATCTACGCACCCTCTTTTGACCACGAGGCTAAAGACCCCGTCGAAAATGGCATTGCTATCACCGATGACACGGAGATCGTCATTATCGAGGGGAATTATCTGCTGCTTGACGAGCCTGAATGGCGCGAAGTGGCTGCCCTGGTTGACTACCGCGTGTTCGTCGAGAGTGACCTACAGGAAGCGCGAGAACGCGTCGCCCGACGGCATGTCCTTGCAGGTATTGAAAAGACGTTGGAGGATGGGTTTCGGAGAGTGGACCGCAATGATTATTTGAATGCGATTACCATTCAGGAGAAGCTCATCACTCCTGATTTGGTTATTCACAGTGTGACGGAGCCAACTGCTGGATACTCATAA